The Triticum aestivum cultivar Chinese Spring chromosome 4B, IWGSC CS RefSeq v2.1, whole genome shotgun sequence sequence aaataggcaaacgtgagtacaaatgtacccagcaagacttacatcagaactatctacatatgcatcattatcaacaaaggggtggtggggtttaactgcagcaagccagctttgactcggtggctatcctaaactacgactgcaatgtaactctttgaggtggcgcacacgagtccacatattcaccatatcaatacaccactatggatccgctcccgtctccctacgagaacgccatccatagcactcacgcttatcttgcgcattttaaagtatccactttcacttgtctatgaactgatataagcaacccagaagtccttttccgcggacacggctattcgaatagatgatgttaaccctgcaggggtgtacttcttcatacatgtttccaccacttagcgtctgcacacgacatgtgctcggcagacttcaagcgaaagccgacgtgggtgtagaccacgacctacctaaacactcaagtctctagtccaggtttatcgcctattcgggttccatccatgaggagatccggccggagtttcgctcacagccccaaacgatgtgaacagggttcccgagataccaaacgggcatccggtacaccgtgccacgtacctaccgcatcacagcccaccccttcggtcagcgctgtccacggcctccagtaagctacaaacaccagaaactacttgcaactcctggacagagagctagggtgaataagaagtcgagcggggtcatatttcagggcccaatgtatggtagtaactgaatcatggatcacaaacacagaactcagttcctgaggacggctgcaatgagacaacccaccatgtactcctacatggcctctcaccgctacctttaccaaatcgtgttcacacacttagctcacacacagtaggacatgttcacacgcctctgattcatccccgatgaatcagacctgactcaactctaagcagtagcaggcatgacaaacaagcatgaatgagtaggcataacagggctcaaacaactcctactcatactagtgggtttcatctatttactgtggaatgacaggtcatgcaaaggataaaggggttcagctaccgcagcaagtaacagatgaatcgatgttgtcctaatgcagtaaaagagagcaggagcgagagagtgggattttatcggaatgaacaagggggttttgcttgcctggcacttctgaagataacattgagtcttcatcagtgtcaatgatcacatcgtcggtatcgcgtctatcgagaggggacaaataccggcaacacagagaaaacaatcaatgcaatgcacaatatgatgcatgatcatgacatggcaaaatgaatgtgttttgagctaatgcaactagcaacagattaaatgaagttggtttgaatacaagattcaaattcaaactccatatgtgattatttaaatgccctttatatgatttgtgctaaacagcacctataagttgttctaacatgcatgaaaatggtacagatggattccttgaatttttctgataatttttcatatataatttatttaatttggagttacggttaattttctatgaattattgaagttttaggcattttctggaattttctgattattaagaattaaaataattccagaaaatgaattatggcatcagcatgacatcaccttgacgtcagcaggtcaacagggcgcccccaggtcaaacctgacctgtgggacccatatgtcagcgtcactggttaacaggggggtttatttagtttaattaaaaaggttagggggggggtcgggcccactggtcagcgtcagggggggggggtttattttagtttaattaaggattaggacaaaagggcccacatgtcattgtccgcagggggggttatttaattaaattaaactaactaattaacagggggctggccccacctgtcatcgacccaggggggtcaaaccccggtcaaatgacccaaacaggccggcggctcaacgccggcggcaacaggcacggcggagggcttcgggatcgctcctccggcgaccaaaacggcgactgaggggctctacgcgtagctgggagtcgcccgcatccatttgtgcaagcggcaggggctggggtggctcgagctcaccggaacggggcccgcggcggcgaccggagttcgggccagcacgggcacggggctacgcttggcgagcgagcgagctgagaggctgggcgggctcctggaagatccacgagctcgaggtcgtgctcggacgcgagttcggtgacctgcaacgacggcggcgacatcaccggcggagccgagctcgcggctccggtggaatcgaggctacagggcgcaatcgaaggggaaaagagggaggggaggcgtaggagctcacagcggtgtcgtagaggaggtcagcgagctcggggaggggctggtgacgacgggaggtcgccggcgatctcggtggcccgaggaggaagaagacgtcggggacggcgctccgaggcttccggcgtcacatgggttggtggagacgaagaaggaggcgcggcggttcttctggaggcatcggcgaggcgaggggtggccggtggccgcggcgaacagcgtcggtggcgacggctgcgctcggcacgagagggagagagaaacagaggaggggggagagctcgggagagagtgagggagttcgtggggccgcgtggcgtctccagggagtggtggaggcaagcagggaggcaggaggtggccgaagcagggaggaggtggccggggcgcgtggccgcgcgcgccgggcgcgtgcccgtcctcctggcagaggaggaaggcgacaggggaggcgctggtgggctgggccggccaggggggggggagctgggccggctcgtggcgccaggtaagctgggcttctctctctctttttttctatttactgttctgttttattttttttctatttctgcaatttgtttttgatttgttttaatatcaaatcattttataaaatcctggaaataattatgggtgctttctgaattattccagtgacccttatcaatttccaacatttatttgagcatttaaattatttataatatttaaatgcccaaagtcaaatacaatatgatttaattcagtgaccaaatatgccctgcaaaaatataaaccatttttggtagatgcttccacctcaaaccagaaatgttgaacatttttagaggacattttgagttcaatgaaaagggttttattttgaccctagttgaattcatttggtgttagggcttagtccatccccatctcaggtttaatgaaatttaaacatgatgtaacaccctaatgcatgcactagacagtgtcagaactagggatgtgacagtcccGTCCCCACTCTTGCCGGAgcgtccacctcaagtaactactttTCGCTTCGGTTCTTTTTCAGCAATATGTAAACCTAGACATCTCATAGAAAGAGAACCAGTAGGACAAGTAAGAATATCAGCATAATGTGTTGCTTCATTCTTGGCACCTCTAAAATGGAACAATCCACTTTTATggaaactaatttatcttcaagcAAGAGCGATTTTAGAATATAACAATAGCTCCGAACGATTTTAGAAGCGAGAGCGTCAGTGCGAGAGGAACATGCGAGCCGGTTTCCAATTTATTTCTAagtcttgcatgcatgcatgcatataaaaCAAGATTGATGACATCAGCAAATATTTCAAAGGAATTCAAAATAAAAAATGTTTTACAGCTCAAACCGTCGGTCGAATTGAAAAATTGTTTTTATATTAAAGAACCGTCGCGATGAGATCTTCggaactagatcccatgttgatatgctCGGTCGAATTGAAAAATTGTTTTTATATTAAAGAACCGTCGCGATGAGATCTTCggaactagatcccatgttgatatgttccgACGACTTTTTTTAGGTAAAAAAGTTATCATGCCTAAGGTATGTAAGTTATCATGTCTATGGCACATAAGTTACGACGGTGTTTGCATAGATGAATTCTGGACATGAAAATAATTTCCATCAATTTTCTCCCCGCATACAAATGCACTAGGTAGAAAACCCAATGTCATCATACATTCTCCCTATTTCGAAACTTTGTAGTGTTTTGTAACTCAAACCATCTGTCGGACTCAAAATGTGTTTTCACAAAAAGAAATCCGCCACGGCAAGACCTTCGAAACTTGATCCCATATTGGTATGTTGCCATGACTTTTTTTGGGGTCAAAAGTTATCATGTCTGGGCTAACTAAGTTATCAACAGAAATAGGAGATTGATCTCCCTGTCCACGTACCCAAAAAGATCGGGATCAACCTCCGCCAAAAAAAGAAAATCGCTGCTGCTCACGAGAAAATATCGGGATCAACCTCTGGTAACCACAAGATGAGCAGCTAGATAGCTTGAACATAAACAGTTTGGTAACTATGACATGAGCGTGCTAATAACTATATAAAACAATGATGATAACTGTAGCTTTAGGAAGTTGATAACTATTCCGCGGGCTACAACTTAACTACAAAATTATCAGCATCGAACAAGTCAGAGAAACCACGTGATAAAATTTTCGTTGAACGAAGGTTGGCTATTATAGCATAGATGAACCAAGTGAAAATAGTACGATTATCCTATAGTCACCACAAAACAAGCGGTAGGTGAGTTGGGTAGTTTTGCCAAATTTCTCTACCATGGGAATGGGTTATCGATTCCCACGTAGATCTTATTTTTGCATTAGAAAACAACTTTCTGCTCATTCTGAGCGACCGCGGTGAAGAAAATCATCGGGAGTGAGAGCAAAAACTGCGGGAGAAAAAAGGAAACACGGGGTCGCGCACGACCGAACGATCTAGAACGAATGAGATCCAATGCTTTTGGATCTGTTGCAGAAATCCTGCCATCAGGATTTTAGCTTTTTCGTTCAGACGAACATAGGATAAGCTTAAGATTGTGAGCAATATCAGAATCATCTTGAAGCAAAGTGGGACGGGTTGATGCCTATTTAGAAGAATTGAGAGGCTGCTGAAGCCATTAAGCTTTTGTGAACACAAAAAAGGTCTCTTCCTTGGATAAATCTTAATCCACAGAAATGAAGGTGATACATCAAGAATCGCAACACAATTCGATTGATCATATGGTCCGTTTACAGCACTCGATCAACATGACTGATGCATAATTAAGTAATGAGAAAAACTGACAAAGTAAAATGGTGAAATATTAACTTGGTTAACGCAAGACATGATTAACGTGAGTAGTACTACCTAATAATAAGGATTATTAAGGAAGACAAGAATCAACTACTGCCAGCGTGCGGCATTAATTCTTCATTTGGCGGCATGGCGGGCGATGAGTTCAGCGATGTTATACGCCATGCCGGACACCAAATAGTTTGCACTATTCTCGTCCGACATGGGGTCCTTGTCGGTGTCGCTTTCCATCATCGCCAGTTCACAGAAGTCCGGCTGAAACGAAGCGTCCCTGAGCTTGGGCGACGCCACGTCAAAGCGGCCGGCGTTCAAGTCTTGGAGCGCCCCGGCGATTGATTCTTGCATGCTTTGGTAGGTGACGAGGCAGTTGTAGAGGGCGTCGATTAGCCTGGTGATGGTTAGCTCCGTCGACGTGACGTTGGTGGCGGTGAGGTTGGTCGCCGCGATGGCAAGCCCGCGGGCGTccttggcggcggcggccgcggggtTGGCCGAGAGCGTGCGGAGGCAGTATCTGTAGGGCGTACCCACGGTGGCATTGGTCACCGCTGCGCACGTCGTCTTGATGACGTATGAAGGCCCGGCCGATGGCGTTGCCGCCGCGAGGAGGAAGGTGAGGAGAAGAATGGGGATCGCCGCCGCCATGGATTCTACTTGTGCGGGCAGATGCAGCCTGCAGCGCCCCAGTTTCTTTATATATACTACAATATACTACTGTACATGCATCCGCGAACAAGTCAGATGTGGGTGAGGGAGTTGTTGGTTAGTTGGTTGGGAGCCATTTATATTTTGTTGGCGAAAAAGTCAAGTGATGAACGGATCAGAGCATTAGTTTGTTATACTACTGTACTGCTGGCTAGTGCCGCAAGGGCCGGCGACCACAACCTaccccctccgtttctaaatataagtctttgtagagattttactaTGTGAACTATATACAgagtaaaatgaatgaatctaaacttaaaatgcatctatatacatccgtatgcggtttataatggaatctctacaaagacttacatttaggaacggagggagtatgatgcatgtcctttTTTTTCCCTTTTTGCATTGGGACATGTCTCCTGAATCCTAAATTAAATTAAAACAATTACCGGCCGTGTGTGTCATGCATATACGAGTAAttcaattttcttttctttttttttcttttttttcttgaaGAAAGATTTTCTTTTCTTGAGTAGGTGTGGAACCAACCAAGCACGGGAAGATGGTGCCCATTGCCAAACACTTCGTGCACTTTGTCCATATATACCTTGTACTCCCTACTTTGTCCATATATATATGATAAACGGATATTTTGGTGATTCACCCAAAGCATGCTTGGAACCCGAACGCAATATTTACTAGATCGGCCAGTGGTGCCTGGCTGAACATTTTGTCCCAGCTTTCAAACAAACCGCAATATTATTGCAACTACTTGGTATAGGATCATTTGTCAAAGTCatggaacactagtagaaaaatgacctAATATGAGACATATTAGGGCCGGTttggttttgagccggcactaatgtgtccattagtgccggttccaatggctagcctgccgttctcattagtaccggttcgtggcgaacctatagtaccggttcgtgccacgaaccggtactaaagagggtggtggcagggtgttgtcagtctagggcccgtccagcacctatagtaccggttcgtggcacgaaccggtactaaaggtcgacgtacataaacccttcgccccccgagccactctgttcttcccctttcccctcacttcctctgttcttccccctctctcctcgagctcctcacaaattttgcccaaaatttgtcaagatttgaaggcccccatccattcaaacgcacaatgggagaggccatacatcgtatcattctatggagaaaggattgcatcatctttcgaagtccaccgacaccgcgtcgtctgcggACTCCTCGAaatccgccaccgagtcagcagactcccgctcctccaagtccacgaacgcgtgagacgactcctcctcgaagtccgccacctcctccaagtccccgaacgcgtgagctgactcctccggtttcaagacggcacagcgtcatgccacttctccggttgcaagtccggcaccgtgtcaggccacacctcctgcttcaagtcccgcacatcgtcaggccacttctcctggtccaactccatgtcagccgtctccgccgtctcagcaatcgcagaaaaGACATCCCGCAGCTTTTGTGCGCAGCGGTACGAGttgaggtagttcaggaagtacaggcgaaggcaagcgatataaatatggtccaagcctcgctcctcttcctcagaggccttacgacatgactaaggagcaaaacacaaccatagtgcaagcccaagtggacgcccattttggaccgaaaccggcaccgccgccaaagggaGAAAGTGTCTGAAAAAggaattgaccacttcattcgtatggctagagaaccagctcccaagcctgttgactcggactatgagcgccaaatcaggaaggcacatcgagcacgactacagaaggaagcgagcacaagctcgagccaacaagcagctggcaaaaaatgggGGAAAatcgttccccagttgggagaacaggcggcgcaagcgatccccccgcttgttgtgccaacaacatatGAGAGtagtagtacgcgcgccaaatattattgtaggcaaaccgttagcgttccccagcatggcgatgtggtaataacagaggctcatataatgcaggctcaaatgctcaatatctctgttggacaactcctcgaaatcaaGCCCATACCtgcgcttaaagaatcggaaatagcatggcaatatgtcccgggcaaacctttggtccatccagacaaggtcaaggacctcccaacgagaatgtatcaattgcatcaatggtacatgaacattaccaagatttccaatcgagagtccctcatggtgaatgtcaagcatgagcattattaccatgagaaagctctggtcattgagtatccagaactatttcagttatttaatcaagacgcactcgacaagtctatcgtcagttgctattgtccgtaagtgatttctttctgtaatttaagtctcaagctagttatgtagtgataattttgatcaatcactacatgtaattatcctaactatattctttttctgtggtattatatgcaggatgaagatgtatgaaatgaaaaaatctggacgctatggcgttgggttcattgacccaaataccattaatgaggacatatggcagattgaacattgtcaagctgaagtagaggaaagcatgctagagttcttgaagcgcctcaatatcaatgaagatatactacttccttacaacttcccgtgagtcacactgtcttgtactacaaattctgtttttgcttactagctagctagatgttaataattaagtgtatacagtttatggtagttgattaattttatgcacatgccctcttaattaagacatgcaaatgtgtgcgtatgcagttggcactgggtcttgttagacattaaagttgaggaaggaaaagttgaattactagaCTCACttactaaagaagataaagactacaccatcgtgaaggggatagtcaacaagtaatttcaatcattattaactattagttcctgatatgaactatttaataacccctttattaattttctttgccggcgggcagggcatgggcaaagttcatcaaggtgactccaggcacgtggccaaaaaatttgttttggcatcgacccaaggtaagtaattaagtagtactagctagctaccatctctttaattcttgtttcaatatcattaattaattattatgcttgattaatcattatctgattcaattccattctcgtaaaggccctgaggcaggcgaaagggaataatttgtgtgcatactacgtttgcgagaacattcgcatgatgacgtgcgaaagaagcagatctgatagacagggctgggtacgtttttgtcagaatactattcacaccattatcgatatctagtcacacaactaacacacatgcatattgatctccttcttaacagttcagatcggtgcgggataagctcctaccatcggactgcatacaagcacttcaagaggaaatagccggatttttgctcgaccaggtcatagatccgaaaggaaaatactattacccgctaccgcccccatgaaccacttgtcatcgtgctccgaaggcaccaag is a genomic window containing:
- the LOC123094133 gene encoding uncharacterized protein, with translation MAAAIPILLLTFLLAAATPSAGPSYVIKTTCAAVTNATVGTPYRYCLRTLSANPAAAAAKDARGLAIAATNLTATNVTSTELTITRLIDALYNCLVTYQSMQESIAGALQDLNAGRFDVASPKLRDASFQPDFCELAMMESDTDKDPMSDENSANYLVSGMAYNIAELIARHAAK